In Vibrio sp. JC009, a single window of DNA contains:
- the cobU gene encoding bifunctional adenosylcobinamide kinase/adenosylcobinamide-phosphate guanylyltransferase, translated as MNDAKPVVELVLGGARSGKSSYAENIAKASGKPVIYIATSEVRDEEMAKRVELHQAQRPSEWKVIEQPLELSRALKESSTADNCILVDCLTLWLSNCLFGESGREWADYKAELLDTLASLPGQVLLVSNEVGCGVVPMGEISRRFVDEAGWLHQAIAAQVPKVTLVTAGLPMTLKGA; from the coding sequence GTGAATGATGCAAAACCTGTTGTTGAGCTTGTACTTGGCGGTGCCCGCTCGGGCAAAAGCAGCTACGCAGAAAATATTGCTAAGGCCTCGGGTAAGCCGGTTATCTATATTGCCACATCCGAAGTGCGCGATGAGGAAATGGCAAAACGGGTAGAGCTTCATCAGGCGCAAAGACCTTCTGAGTGGAAGGTGATTGAACAGCCGCTGGAGTTATCCCGCGCTCTGAAAGAGAGCAGCACAGCAGACAACTGCATTCTGGTTGACTGCTTAACACTCTGGCTGAGTAATTGTCTGTTTGGTGAATCCGGCAGAGAGTGGGCGGATTATAAAGCCGAGCTTTTGGATACTCTGGCAAGTCTTCCTGGACAAGTGCTGTTGGTCAGTAACGAAGTGGGCTGCGGTGTGGTTCCCATGGGAGAAATCAGCCGCCGTTTTGTGGATGAAGCAGGCTGGCTTCATCAGGCTATTGCTGCGCAGGTTCCTAAAGTCACTCTGGTTACTGCGGGGCTTCCTATGACGTTAAAAGGAGCCTGA
- a CDS encoding DUF1566 domain-containing protein, with product MSINNPNNANRKFALSTLPLFIALASGCSESMSNSDATSPASNAMAQAPKVSFVVIDTKQESCFGNDGTEITCPAAGEDLAGQDAQFNGVQPSYTDNGDKTVTDNNTGMMWQKTPDYKHYSYDNAVSYCEDLTVANYTDWRLPTIKELYSLADFRGEIVNPRQESANTPYIDTDYFDFQYDKRMAYIGQYWSITKYTLGPVHNTENVEAAFGFNFADGHIKGYETGYEFGTTDESIHAPGNFVRCVRGEENVYGVNHFVANGDGTVTDKATGLMWQASDDGVRRNWQDSLAYAENAELAGYSDWRMPNAKELQSIVKYGGETGSWPAIDTQFFKLSGDNTTSNPTWVWTNTTQGDFKFSAVYISFSKAFSKKNSSATEYFDWHGAGAQRSDPKSGSPSDYEMASENATDLVMTKNYTLLVRTAK from the coding sequence ATGAGTATTAATAATCCTAACAACGCTAATCGAAAGTTTGCGCTGTCAACTCTGCCTCTGTTTATTGCACTGGCATCCGGTTGCAGCGAAAGTATGTCAAATTCTGATGCAACAAGTCCTGCAAGCAACGCAATGGCGCAAGCACCAAAGGTAAGCTTTGTTGTAATAGATACTAAGCAGGAATCCTGCTTTGGCAATGACGGGACTGAAATCACATGCCCGGCAGCGGGAGAAGATTTGGCTGGCCAGGATGCGCAATTTAACGGTGTACAACCTTCCTATACTGACAACGGTGATAAAACAGTTACCGACAACAACACTGGAATGATGTGGCAAAAGACACCTGACTATAAACATTACTCTTACGATAATGCCGTCAGCTACTGTGAAGACTTAACTGTCGCAAACTACACAGACTGGCGACTGCCGACGATAAAAGAACTCTATTCTCTTGCAGATTTCAGAGGTGAAATTGTAAACCCACGTCAGGAGAGTGCCAACACGCCTTATATTGATACAGACTACTTTGACTTCCAGTACGACAAAAGAATGGCCTATATCGGTCAGTACTGGTCTATCACCAAATACACATTAGGCCCGGTACACAACACGGAAAATGTAGAAGCGGCATTTGGATTTAACTTTGCTGATGGTCATATCAAAGGATACGAAACAGGTTATGAGTTCGGCACCACTGACGAAAGCATCCACGCTCCGGGCAACTTTGTCAGATGTGTTCGTGGCGAAGAAAACGTTTACGGTGTTAACCATTTCGTTGCAAATGGCGATGGCACAGTAACGGATAAAGCGACCGGTCTGATGTGGCAGGCATCCGATGACGGTGTACGCAGAAACTGGCAGGACAGCCTGGCCTACGCAGAAAACGCAGAACTGGCAGGTTACTCTGACTGGCGCATGCCAAACGCTAAAGAGCTACAAAGCATCGTAAAATACGGTGGTGAAACGGGTTCATGGCCTGCTATCGATACGCAGTTCTTTAAACTATCCGGTGACAACACCACGAGCAACCCTACCTGGGTCTGGACCAATACCACTCAGGGTGACTTTAAATTCAGCGCTGTGTACATTTCATTCAGTAAAGCCTTCAGTAAGAAGAACTCTTCTGCAACTGAATACTTCGACTGGCACGGCGCAGGCGCTCAACGAAGCGACCCGAAATCAGGAAGCCCGTCAGATTATGAAATGGCCTCTGAGAACGCAACTGACCTGGTTATGACGAAAAACTATACTCTGTTAGTCCGTACCGCTAAGTAA
- a CDS encoding GntR family transcriptional regulator translates to MAEKLTVQEGDQVVYCGRTRLLNEQVVSYEEFYIPRNLVPEITEKDLQGSKFEYFRNHRIELFKTHQKIKPALPDEKLQKILHVSANQPILINESINYLSEEIKLEYSVVYYNPELYDFEINAYSN, encoded by the coding sequence ATTGCAGAGAAACTGACGGTGCAGGAGGGAGATCAGGTAGTGTATTGCGGCCGGACACGCCTGTTAAACGAGCAGGTCGTATCCTATGAAGAATTCTACATTCCCAGAAACCTGGTACCTGAGATCACGGAGAAAGATCTTCAGGGCTCAAAGTTTGAATACTTCAGAAATCACAGAATCGAGCTATTTAAAACTCATCAAAAAATCAAACCGGCTCTGCCGGACGAAAAACTTCAGAAAATACTGCATGTGTCCGCTAACCAGCCGATTTTAATTAACGAGTCAATTAACTATCTTTCAGAAGAGATAAAGCTTGAGTACTCGGTCGTTTACTACAATCCTGAACTCTACGATTTTGAGATCAATGCCTACAGTAACTAA
- a CDS encoding PTS transporter subunit EIIC → MAASCCSAGGEANIDQLTHCATRLRVVTKDDKKVDTDALGETEGVHGYFFKNGQHQVILGTGFVGKVFEVLTGGSDTKAAATQTETARAEKASTFQSMTRTFSDIFVAIIPALVATGLLMGLRGLLVNGFGMELSPNLITISQVLTDTAFIFIPVLVTWSAMRVFGGNPVLGIVLGLMLVAPQLANKWDVAFGNAEAMMIPFLGFNIAVTGLQSSILPAVFMGWFAAFVEKTSRRYVPEVLDLILTPFITLLVSLIAGLVFVGPLLLGVEKLLTDLVVYFLQIPYGIGGIIYGGAIQFMAVTGMHHTIVPITIAMVTDTGFDYINPLGTAAIAGQFGAAMAVMTMQTSKIKKSGMFGAALPALFGITEPAMFAVTLPRVKPFLYGCVGGAVGGCLGAISGIGSAGTGATMLPGMLLYLGGGLGAYVLVMIVAAAVAFVMTKALYKEPVK, encoded by the coding sequence ATGGCTGCCAGTTGTTGCAGTGCTGGTGGCGAGGCAAATATTGATCAGCTAACTCACTGTGCAACCCGTTTGCGGGTGGTGACAAAGGACGACAAGAAAGTCGATACAGATGCTTTGGGTGAGACTGAAGGAGTGCATGGCTATTTCTTTAAGAACGGGCAGCATCAGGTCATTCTGGGAACCGGATTTGTCGGTAAGGTATTCGAAGTTCTGACAGGTGGTTCAGATACCAAAGCAGCAGCGACTCAAACAGAAACAGCCAGGGCTGAAAAGGCATCCACATTTCAGTCAATGACACGAACTTTTTCCGACATTTTTGTCGCCATTATTCCCGCACTGGTTGCGACTGGTTTGCTTATGGGCTTGCGTGGGCTGCTGGTTAACGGCTTTGGTATGGAACTGTCCCCTAATCTGATAACCATTTCTCAGGTTCTTACCGACACAGCATTTATATTTATTCCTGTGCTGGTTACCTGGTCTGCTATGCGGGTATTTGGCGGTAATCCTGTGCTTGGTATCGTTCTCGGACTGATGCTGGTCGCTCCCCAACTGGCGAACAAGTGGGATGTGGCATTTGGTAATGCAGAGGCCATGATGATCCCGTTTCTCGGGTTTAATATAGCGGTCACCGGCCTGCAAAGCTCTATTCTTCCTGCGGTATTTATGGGGTGGTTTGCGGCATTTGTTGAGAAAACCTCACGCCGTTATGTTCCGGAAGTTCTGGATTTGATCCTGACTCCATTTATTACGCTGTTGGTTTCTCTTATTGCCGGACTGGTATTTGTGGGGCCTCTGCTGCTTGGGGTGGAAAAGCTTCTGACTGACCTTGTGGTTTACTTCCTGCAGATCCCGTACGGCATTGGCGGAATCATCTATGGTGGCGCCATTCAGTTTATGGCTGTTACCGGTATGCATCATACGATTGTTCCAATCACTATCGCTATGGTGACAGATACAGGTTTTGACTATATCAACCCGCTTGGTACAGCAGCGATCGCCGGACAGTTTGGTGCAGCGATGGCGGTAATGACAATGCAGACCAGCAAGATTAAAAAGTCGGGCATGTTTGGTGCAGCGCTACCGGCTCTGTTCGGGATTACTGAGCCAGCCATGTTTGCTGTGACACTGCCACGTGTGAAACCTTTCCTGTATGGCTGTGTCGGTGGTGCAGTTGGTGGATGTCTTGGTGCCATTTCAGGAATTGGTTCTGCGGGCACAGGCGCCACTATGCTGCCGGGTATGCTTCTTTATCTTGGTGGTGGCTTGGGTGCTTATGTTCTGGTGATGATTGTTGCCGCAGCCGTTGCCTTCGTGATGACTAAAGCTTTGTATAAAGAGCCGGTTAAATAA
- a CDS encoding transporter substrate-binding domain-containing protein, which yields MLRIRRAGVYSALLTSLFSVFEAVAEQSSATEPLVINNNHPEGSPAEVWMTKVYEDLYSRMNIPLKMVYFPKARGVFYADIGKIDGQVTSVYQYQEKQPDQMRIDFPLIKISMSAITRTDQNLQIKDWDSLKISDLRVEYLRGILIAEKKLTGRVSPANLTDSSNALHSLQKVQHNRIDVFVHGNITTFPLIQRDEFDGEIIDAGALSSNILYPYLSREHKDLVPIIESTLSDMRDDGSIYRYCVQAYGLNSHDFCNSVVPESL from the coding sequence ATGCTCCGTATCAGACGTGCTGGCGTTTATTCAGCTCTTTTGACCTCACTATTTAGTGTTTTTGAAGCAGTAGCGGAACAAAGCTCCGCAACAGAGCCATTAGTGATTAATAATAATCATCCAGAGGGGTCCCCTGCCGAAGTCTGGATGACTAAGGTATACGAAGACCTATATAGCAGAATGAACATTCCGCTTAAGATGGTTTACTTCCCAAAGGCCCGCGGGGTCTTTTATGCTGATATTGGCAAAATTGATGGTCAGGTCACCAGTGTTTATCAATATCAGGAAAAGCAACCCGATCAGATGAGAATAGATTTTCCACTGATAAAAATTTCGATGTCAGCTATCACACGGACGGACCAGAACCTTCAAATCAAAGACTGGGATAGCCTTAAAATAAGTGATTTGCGCGTTGAGTATCTCAGGGGAATTTTAATTGCAGAGAAAAAACTGACGGGTAGAGTCTCTCCGGCAAACTTGACCGACTCATCAAATGCTTTGCACTCTCTTCAAAAAGTCCAACACAACAGAATAGACGTATTTGTTCACGGCAATATCACCACCTTCCCGCTCATCCAACGAGATGAGTTTGATGGAGAGATAATAGACGCTGGCGCCCTTTCATCAAATATCCTGTACCCCTACCTAAGTAGAGAACACAAAGACCTGGTACCAATCATAGAAAGTACCCTCTCCGATATGAGAGATGATGGGTCAATTTATAGATATTGCGTACAGGCCTATGGGTTAAATTCACATGATTTTTGTAACAGTGTAGTGCCTGAATCGCTTTAG
- a CDS encoding GNAT family N-acetyltransferase, whose translation MMFRNIDAADSELQKALLLIALWTPEDEPDHTADILEQPHIKEYYENWGGPEDIGFFALDSDQQPMGIIQVRPKSSVTRQYSEFPELAMAVHPDYQGRGVGKQLLAELFRRITVPGLRLGVHPENRAAIALYKKFGFCHYETPEKGFPQMVWHCKVV comes from the coding sequence ATGATGTTTAGAAATATAGATGCAGCGGATAGCGAGCTGCAAAAAGCACTTTTGCTGATTGCTCTTTGGACGCCAGAAGATGAGCCGGACCACACAGCGGATATTCTGGAGCAGCCCCATATAAAAGAGTACTACGAGAATTGGGGCGGGCCGGAAGATATCGGCTTTTTTGCTCTGGATTCTGACCAGCAGCCCATGGGAATTATCCAGGTTCGCCCTAAGTCATCGGTAACCCGGCAATATTCAGAGTTTCCTGAACTGGCGATGGCGGTGCATCCGGACTATCAGGGCAGGGGCGTTGGTAAGCAGCTTCTTGCTGAGCTTTTCAGAAGAATTACAGTTCCGGGTCTGCGTTTAGGTGTGCATCCGGAAAACAGAGCAGCGATAGCTCTGTATAAGAAATTTGGCTTTTGCCACTATGAAACCCCGGAGAAGGGGTTTCCGCAGATGGTCTGGCATTGCAAAGTTGTATAA
- a CDS encoding methyl-accepting chemotaxis protein — translation MNRFLSQLKLSQLIIGSLMVVGLVPLLALGAILMWFSQDALQTSAFNQLNSVRAIKSKQVETYFSEREGDLNVLANTIRSFHVQAVNHLKKDTAAKTQAISSLVSLFHKELGLFSASYDTKESLKAFKSSFVSGEDVKENARWRINSEVYGEHIRTFQQTFGWYDAFLISPDGDILYSAEQESDLGKNVNDEMLKNSGIAEAFRKASSDNSGEPKTYFGDFSYYEPSQDFAAFILAKVMNNDSLVGYVALQFPLQRVNELLGVNESSASDSYSYLVGQDKKLRSETAFLSVSDSHNNNQLLDTKSVQEGLSGRPGIGITRNSQNELALAQWLPVNVSEDTQWVFVNEMTIDTAVVPVDSKGTSFYSQYMAEYGYYDVFLVEPDGEIFYTETKEADYKTNILSGRYSNSNLGALISEVKRTGDFGLADFAPYEPSQGEPASFVARPIKDADGQTIYFVALQLSLDSINSMMQLREGMGQSGETYLVGEDYRMRSDSYLDASGHSVSASFAGSIENNGVRTEASELALSGKSGVREITDYNGNPVLSSYSPIEVGSTQWAVIAEIDSSEAFQTVSAIRQTTLIAVGVSLLATILLAVYLSGLIRKPLGGEPKEMMRLAEQIANGDLTHRFEDEAQSGSVYASLKDMSVNLKALIGQILESSQVLASTAEETSVASEQTTAAVAKQQTDTEMVATAVNQMTATVNDVAHNTENAALVSKEAHDKSEEGIAMLNSSMDSINTLVDDITSTAKDMDALVESTDQIDQVLTVIQTITEQTNLLALNAAIEAARAGEHGRGFAVVADEVRQLAQKTQASATDIQAIVSTVQNGAKASVSKMQKSVQQAESTSSVSLRTVEAFEEINRAIARIDDMMAQISTASEEQAHVSEDINQRILHISEVSIETAASSQQLSAASQEVARSAETLTEYTRKFTV, via the coding sequence ATGAATCGGTTCCTTTCGCAACTCAAACTGTCTCAGTTGATCATTGGCTCTCTTATGGTTGTCGGACTTGTTCCGCTTCTCGCTCTGGGGGCTATATTAATGTGGTTTTCTCAGGATGCGTTGCAAACCAGTGCGTTTAATCAGCTCAATTCGGTCAGAGCTATCAAGTCAAAACAGGTGGAAACCTACTTTTCAGAGCGGGAAGGGGACCTGAATGTACTGGCAAATACCATTCGCTCTTTTCATGTGCAAGCCGTTAACCATCTGAAGAAAGATACCGCAGCGAAAACCCAGGCAATCTCATCACTGGTATCTTTGTTTCACAAAGAGCTTGGCCTGTTCTCAGCAAGTTACGACACGAAAGAGTCTTTAAAGGCATTTAAGTCAAGCTTTGTATCCGGGGAAGATGTGAAAGAGAATGCGCGCTGGCGTATAAACAGCGAGGTTTATGGTGAGCACATTCGTACCTTTCAGCAGACATTCGGCTGGTACGACGCTTTCCTGATCAGCCCTGACGGTGACATTTTGTACTCTGCGGAGCAAGAGTCAGATCTTGGAAAGAACGTTAACGATGAAATGCTTAAGAATTCAGGTATCGCTGAGGCATTCCGTAAGGCCAGCAGTGATAATTCCGGTGAGCCCAAAACCTATTTTGGCGACTTCTCTTACTATGAGCCATCTCAGGACTTTGCTGCCTTTATCTTAGCTAAGGTGATGAATAATGACTCCTTGGTTGGCTATGTTGCACTGCAGTTCCCGCTCCAGAGAGTGAATGAGTTGCTTGGTGTGAATGAGAGCTCTGCTTCAGATTCATACAGTTACCTGGTTGGGCAGGATAAGAAACTCAGGTCTGAAACCGCCTTTTTATCGGTTTCAGATTCTCATAATAATAATCAGCTGCTTGATACCAAAAGTGTTCAGGAAGGCTTGTCAGGCCGTCCGGGAATTGGCATTACCCGTAATAGCCAGAATGAACTGGCATTGGCGCAGTGGTTACCCGTTAATGTATCGGAAGACACTCAGTGGGTATTTGTCAATGAGATGACTATTGATACTGCGGTTGTTCCGGTCGATTCAAAGGGGACTTCGTTCTACAGCCAGTATATGGCGGAATACGGTTATTACGACGTATTCCTTGTTGAGCCGGATGGAGAAATTTTCTACACAGAAACCAAAGAGGCAGATTATAAGACCAATATTCTGTCAGGCCGTTATTCGAACTCCAATCTGGGAGCGCTGATCAGTGAGGTGAAACGAACCGGTGATTTTGGTTTAGCTGACTTTGCCCCTTATGAACCTTCTCAGGGTGAGCCTGCATCTTTTGTTGCCAGACCAATTAAGGATGCCGACGGACAGACAATCTATTTTGTTGCACTGCAGCTGTCACTTGATTCAATCAATAGCATGATGCAGCTAAGAGAGGGAATGGGACAGAGCGGTGAAACTTATCTGGTGGGTGAAGACTATCGTATGCGCTCAGACTCCTATTTAGATGCCTCGGGGCACAGCGTCTCTGCTTCTTTTGCGGGAAGTATTGAAAATAACGGCGTAAGAACAGAGGCCTCAGAGCTTGCGTTAAGTGGCAAGTCCGGTGTGAGAGAAATCACGGATTACAACGGCAATCCTGTGCTTTCTTCATACTCCCCGATTGAAGTGGGTTCAACTCAATGGGCGGTGATTGCGGAAATCGATTCCAGCGAGGCATTCCAGACGGTCAGTGCAATCAGACAGACAACCTTGATCGCGGTTGGGGTTTCACTGCTAGCGACTATTTTACTGGCGGTTTATCTGTCGGGATTGATACGCAAACCTCTTGGCGGAGAGCCGAAAGAGATGATGCGTCTGGCAGAGCAGATTGCTAACGGCGATTTAACCCACAGATTTGAAGATGAAGCTCAGTCAGGCAGTGTGTACGCTTCATTAAAAGATATGTCGGTAAACCTGAAAGCACTTATTGGCCAGATTCTGGAGTCCAGCCAGGTACTGGCATCTACGGCAGAAGAAACCTCTGTGGCATCAGAGCAGACAACCGCTGCTGTAGCCAAGCAGCAAACCGATACCGAAATGGTGGCAACAGCGGTGAATCAGATGACGGCAACCGTTAATGATGTGGCGCACAATACAGAAAATGCGGCTCTGGTTTCCAAGGAAGCGCATGATAAGAGTGAAGAAGGTATCGCCATGCTCAACAGCAGCATGGATTCCATCAATACTCTGGTAGACGACATTACAAGCACGGCGAAGGACATGGATGCGCTGGTGGAGAGTACCGATCAGATTGATCAGGTTCTGACCGTCATTCAGACAATTACCGAGCAGACGAACCTGCTGGCACTAAACGCGGCCATTGAAGCCGCCCGTGCAGGTGAGCATGGCAGAGGCTTTGCGGTTGTTGCCGATGAGGTGAGACAGCTGGCACAAAAAACGCAGGCATCGGCAACGGATATTCAGGCAATTGTTTCCACTGTTCAAAACGGAGCCAAGGCGTCGGTTTCTAAAATGCAGAAGAGCGTACAGCAGGCTGAATCCACAAGCTCTGTCTCTTTGAGAACGGTTGAAGCCTTTGAAGAGATCAACCGGGCGATTGCGAGAATCGATGACATGATGGCTCAGATCTCTACGGCTTCTGAAGAGCAGGCGCATGTGAGTGAAGACATTAACCAGAGAATTCTTCATATCAGTGAGGTTTCCATCGAGACGGCAGCAAGCTCTCAGCAGCTCTCAGCAGCCAGTCAGGAAGTGGCACGCTCAGCCGAAACTCTGACTGAATACACCCGGAAATTTACAGTCTGA
- a CDS encoding sucrose-6-phosphate hydrolase codes for MDFSNRQNRFVKLTEVSSEYLASIGHKTKSDPFYPSYHIAPHHGLLNDPNGLSYFNGEHHIFYQWFPLGPVHGLKHWYHLSTKDFVSYTDHGIAMYPDQEYDEHGCYTGIAIADEEKLSLFYTANRLKEDGSSEQTQALAYMDKEGRVEKQRVLVENNSGNYTENFRDPVLFERNGNQYMLVGAEGNDGKGKLALYSGGTEQDYQYQGDLDIGRSNFGYMWECPNYYETEGKGVLIFSPQGVSSDNKYDLKNVFSVVYSVGDLIDIENRKFTSDSYIELDKGFDFYAPQIYLDDQGRRVLYGWLGNSKSEYPTDKNCWAHMLTLPREIKIAGNKLIQNPLIEMENLRMDSVQVYESTPLNNAAFELSLDVEEIFSLSFSNSEGDRVIFCGDTEEYMLDRSASTYIYAERYGQIRYAKRLVANHKIKIFVDNSSIEIFCDNGETVFTSRMFIENLSLLELSGGSGTLYYLRNIELI; via the coding sequence ATGGATTTTTCTAACCGGCAAAACCGCTTTGTTAAGCTGACAGAGGTTTCTTCGGAATATTTGGCGTCTATTGGTCACAAAACCAAGTCAGATCCTTTCTATCCGAGCTATCATATTGCTCCTCATCACGGCTTATTAAATGACCCTAATGGGCTGAGTTATTTTAATGGTGAGCATCATATATTTTATCAGTGGTTTCCATTAGGGCCTGTACATGGGCTTAAGCACTGGTATCACCTTTCAACCAAAGACTTTGTCAGCTATACCGATCACGGTATCGCTATGTATCCGGATCAGGAATACGATGAGCACGGCTGCTATACGGGGATAGCGATAGCTGACGAAGAGAAATTATCCCTGTTTTATACAGCAAACCGTTTAAAAGAAGACGGCAGCAGCGAGCAGACGCAGGCGCTGGCTTATATGGATAAAGAGGGAAGGGTAGAAAAGCAGCGGGTATTGGTTGAAAACAACAGCGGAAACTACACAGAAAACTTCCGTGATCCGGTGTTGTTTGAACGAAATGGCAACCAGTATATGCTGGTTGGAGCAGAAGGTAATGATGGCAAAGGAAAGCTGGCGTTATACAGTGGAGGCACGGAACAGGATTATCAGTATCAGGGAGACCTGGATATAGGGCGCAGTAATTTCGGTTATATGTGGGAGTGTCCGAATTACTATGAAACTGAGGGAAAAGGCGTTTTAATATTTTCGCCTCAGGGTGTTTCATCAGATAACAAATATGATTTAAAAAATGTGTTTTCTGTTGTTTACTCTGTCGGTGACTTAATTGACATTGAAAACAGAAAGTTCACAAGTGACAGCTATATTGAATTAGATAAAGGGTTTGATTTCTACGCGCCACAAATATATCTGGACGATCAGGGAAGGAGAGTGCTATATGGCTGGCTGGGAAATTCAAAAAGCGAATATCCTACCGATAAAAATTGCTGGGCGCATATGCTGACATTGCCAAGAGAAATAAAAATAGCGGGCAATAAATTAATTCAGAACCCTTTGATTGAAATGGAAAACCTTCGCATGGATTCGGTGCAGGTTTATGAATCAACACCGCTAAACAATGCAGCTTTCGAACTGTCGCTGGATGTTGAAGAGATCTTTAGCTTGTCTTTCAGCAACAGTGAAGGCGATAGAGTTATATTCTGCGGTGATACAGAAGAATATATGCTGGACCGGAGCGCATCGACATATATTTATGCAGAGCGGTATGGTCAAATTAGATATGCAAAAAGGTTGGTGGCGAATCATAAAATTAAGATTTTTGTAGATAACTCGTCAATAGAAATATTCTGTGATAACGGAGAGACAGTATTTACCTCCCGTATGTTTATTGAAAATTTATCTTTACTGGAATTATCCGGCGGGTCAGGAACTCTGTATTATCTAAGAAATATAGAATTAATTTAG
- a CDS encoding VF530 family DNA-binding protein produces MMTDEERIELQKNNPLHGLKLETMIQELVDFYGWDILDTAMRFNCFHTKPSVASSVKYLKKTDWAREKLENFYLYRFKRMPRASAEEYELPPRARTFPHGLKPKEPMVLTVDSILKSQAKAASSHKARSSRGRSSRK; encoded by the coding sequence ATGATGACTGATGAAGAAAGAATTGAACTACAGAAAAACAACCCACTGCACGGTCTTAAGTTGGAAACCATGATTCAGGAGCTGGTGGATTTCTATGGCTGGGATATTTTAGATACTGCCATGCGCTTTAACTGCTTTCACACCAAACCATCAGTTGCGAGCAGTGTTAAGTATTTGAAGAAAACTGACTGGGCCAGAGAAAAGCTGGAAAACTTCTACCTTTATCGTTTCAAGCGTATGCCTCGTGCATCAGCAGAAGAGTATGAGTTACCACCACGCGCTCGTACCTTCCCTCATGGCCTGAAACCAAAAGAACCAATGGTTCTGACCGTTGATTCTATATTGAAGTCACAGGCAAAAGCGGCTTCATCTCATAAAGCACGCTCTTCACGTGGTCGTAGTTCTCGTAAATAA
- a CDS encoding LysE family translocator — translation MDFHTLMLFGLASLSINLIPGPDVIYIVSNTMKGKMKFGIRAALGLGVGYFIHTLAAVMGLSALVLNSALAFTIVKYLGAAYLLYLGFSSLKNMFTGNSKLVMTEEQVQPANIFKQGVIVSVLNPKVALFFLSFLPQFITPGAESGTMQLLTLGVLFSVLATLCNIAYAIAGNWLFSSPKAQRFSKAIEGVSGVLLVGLAGKIALTR, via the coding sequence ATGGACTTTCATACACTAATGCTTTTTGGTCTGGCTTCACTGTCAATCAATCTTATACCCGGTCCGGATGTTATTTACATCGTTTCTAATACCATGAAAGGTAAAATGAAGTTTGGGATCCGTGCTGCGTTAGGCCTTGGTGTTGGTTATTTTATTCACACCCTGGCCGCTGTCATGGGCTTGTCTGCTCTGGTTCTGAATTCTGCGCTGGCGTTCACCATTGTTAAGTATCTGGGTGCGGCTTATCTTCTGTACCTTGGTTTTAGCTCTCTGAAAAATATGTTTACCGGTAATTCTAAGCTGGTGATGACAGAAGAGCAGGTGCAACCGGCAAATATCTTTAAGCAAGGCGTTATCGTTAGTGTTCTTAATCCTAAAGTGGCCTTGTTCTTCCTGTCGTTTTTGCCTCAGTTTATCACTCCGGGAGCTGAGTCCGGCACTATGCAACTTCTTACTTTAGGTGTGCTGTTTAGCGTACTTGCCACGCTTTGCAATATTGCTTATGCCATTGCCGGTAACTGGCTGTTCAGCAGCCCGAAAGCACAGAGATTCTCTAAAGCTATTGAAGGTGTTTCTGGTGTCCTGCTTGTGGGCCTTGCCGGAAAAATTGCTCTGACGCGTTAA